In a genomic window of Chitinophagaceae bacterium:
- the ispG gene encoding 4-hydroxy-3-methylbut-2-en-1-yl diphosphate synthase, with product MKVKPKPNEKKYCLSLSRYERFKTREVNIGDVILGGNHPIRIQSMTTTDTMDTDATVEQSIRIIEKGADYVRITAPSKKDAENLKLIKEKLVEKGYHTPLIADIHFTPNAADLAADYVEKVRINPGNYADKKKFDFIEYTDESYQAEIDRIEKRFIPLVEKLKKNKKTLRIGTNHGSLSDRIMSRFGDTPLGMVESALEFVRMCRKVDYHDIVLSMKASNTQVMVQAYRLLIYRMLQDGYDYPVHLGVTEAGDGEDGRIKSAVGIGTLLEDGIGDTIRVSLTEEPEFEIPVARKLADRYKDFKRNDLPEINSLPYNPYEYNKRKTNPVNIIGGENVPVVISDLSGEKEIDRKLLKKIGYHFLPELDKWKLGDQAPDYLYTAKFHENLKLPGSAKVILDYPEWLKVKDSFKYIYPILTSDQYLKLDSVSEDLFFISCSLEDIDEHFINKLKKDNNAVLVLEYDPVNRMAKQRLAFIELMNQSVEIPVIIKNKYEFSDADDLTLFSAIDFGALFIDGMGDGIWNVAANIPIHTINRINFGILQASRTRISKTEYISCPSCGRTLFDLQETTAKIKEKTHHLKGVKIGIMGCIVNGPGEMADADFGYVGSGVGKITLYKGKEVVKKNVNSDVAVNELIQLIKDNDMWVEEEKNK from the coding sequence ATGAAAGTTAAACCAAAACCTAATGAAAAAAAGTACTGCTTGAGCTTAAGCAGATATGAACGATTTAAAACCAGAGAAGTAAATATAGGTGATGTTATTTTAGGTGGGAATCATCCGATACGCATACAGTCTATGACAACCACAGACACTATGGACACTGACGCGACTGTGGAACAAAGTATACGGATTATTGAAAAAGGAGCTGATTATGTAAGAATCACCGCCCCCAGTAAAAAAGACGCAGAAAACTTAAAACTAATAAAAGAAAAATTAGTCGAAAAAGGTTATCATACTCCACTTATTGCTGACATTCACTTTACCCCCAATGCGGCAGACTTAGCCGCCGATTACGTGGAAAAAGTTCGTATAAACCCCGGCAATTATGCTGATAAAAAGAAATTTGATTTCATAGAGTATACGGATGAAAGCTATCAGGCTGAAATAGACAGAATTGAAAAAAGATTCATACCTCTGGTTGAAAAACTTAAAAAGAATAAAAAAACCTTAAGAATAGGAACAAATCATGGTTCACTCTCCGACAGAATTATGAGTCGCTTTGGTGACACTCCCCTCGGAATGGTCGAGTCGGCACTTGAGTTTGTAAGAATGTGCAGAAAAGTTGACTACCATGATATAGTATTATCAATGAAAGCCAGTAATACTCAGGTAATGGTTCAGGCCTACAGGCTTTTAATATACCGGATGTTGCAGGATGGTTATGATTATCCGGTTCATTTAGGAGTTACAGAAGCCGGCGATGGTGAAGATGGCAGGATAAAGTCAGCCGTTGGTATAGGTACTCTTTTGGAAGATGGAATAGGTGATACAATCAGAGTTTCGTTAACTGAGGAACCTGAATTTGAAATCCCTGTGGCCCGAAAATTAGCAGACCGATATAAAGATTTTAAAAGAAATGATTTACCGGAAATTAACAGTTTACCTTACAATCCTTATGAATACAATAAAAGAAAGACGAATCCTGTAAATATTATTGGTGGTGAAAATGTACCGGTAGTTATTTCCGATTTGTCCGGGGAAAAGGAAATAGACAGAAAGCTCCTTAAAAAAATTGGCTATCATTTCCTCCCGGAGCTTGACAAATGGAAGTTGGGAGATCAGGCTCCTGATTACTTATATACAGCTAAGTTTCACGAAAACCTGAAGTTACCGGGTTCAGCAAAAGTGATTTTAGATTACCCGGAGTGGTTAAAAGTTAAAGATTCCTTTAAATATATTTATCCGATTTTAACGTCTGATCAATACTTGAAATTAGATAGTGTTTCAGAGGATTTGTTTTTTATAAGTTGCTCTCTTGAAGATATCGATGAACACTTTATTAATAAACTTAAAAAAGACAATAATGCCGTTCTCGTTTTAGAATATGATCCGGTAAACAGAATGGCAAAACAACGTTTAGCCTTTATAGAACTTATGAATCAAAGTGTAGAAATACCGGTCATTATTAAAAACAAATACGAGTTTTCTGATGCAGATGATTTAACTTTATTTTCTGCCATTGACTTTGGAGCATTATTTATAGATGGAATGGGAGATGGAATTTGGAATGTTGCTGCGAATATTCCTATTCATACTATCAACAGAATAAACTTCGGCATTTTACAAGCCAGCAGAACCAGAATTTCTAAAACAGAATATATTTCCTGTCCCTCCTGTGGAAGAACTCTTTTTGATTTGCAGGAAACAACTGCTAAAATTAAAGAAAAAACGCATCACTTAAAAGGAGTAAAAATTGGAATTATGGGTTGCATAGTGAACGGCCCCGGCGAAATGGCAGATGCAGATTTTGGATATGTTGGAAGCGGAGTCGGAAAAATCACTTTGTATAAAGGAAAAGAAGTTGTTAAAAAGAATGTCAATTCTGATGTTGCTGTAAACGAATTAATTCAACTGATAAAAGACAATGATATGTGGGTTGAAGAAGAAAAAAACAAATAA
- a CDS encoding inositol monophosphatase has protein sequence MNEKELIEVYNETIRIAHLAGEHIFKYKNAIENLKIVEKDLNSLVSKVDTETEELIVNALREILPESTFLTEEETVVQEKGEYTWIIDPLDGTTNFLFGIPVFAVSIALQHNGETILGVIHEVNHSETFSAHKYSNAKLNGNEIQVSEKSNINACLFATGFPYYDFSKTSAYMNILSHLVKNSRGVRRMGSAAVDMAYVACGRFDGFFEYSLQAWDVAAGAFIVQKAGGSVSDFRGKDDYLYGKEIIAAGSNIYPDFFKLINTEIA, from the coding sequence ATGAATGAAAAAGAGCTGATTGAAGTATACAATGAAACTATAAGAATTGCCCATTTAGCCGGAGAGCATATTTTCAAATATAAAAATGCAATAGAAAATCTTAAAATAGTAGAAAAAGATCTAAATAGCCTGGTATCAAAGGTCGATACTGAAACAGAAGAGTTAATAGTTAATGCACTCCGGGAGATTTTACCGGAATCTACCTTTCTGACTGAGGAAGAAACAGTAGTTCAGGAAAAAGGGGAATATACATGGATTATTGATCCGCTTGACGGCACCACCAATTTTTTGTTTGGGATACCGGTATTTGCTGTTTCAATAGCACTGCAACATAATGGGGAAACTATTTTAGGAGTAATTCATGAGGTAAATCACTCTGAAACCTTTTCTGCACATAAATATTCAAACGCAAAGCTTAATGGAAATGAAATTCAGGTAAGTGAGAAATCGAATATAAATGCTTGTCTTTTTGCTACCGGTTTTCCTTACTATGATTTTTCAAAAACAAGTGCATACATGAATATCCTTTCTCATCTTGTAAAAAATAGCCGTGGAGTCAGAAGAATGGGTTCTGCTGCAGTTGATATGGCATATGTTGCTTGCGGCAGATTTGATGGCTTTTTTGAATATAGTCTCCAAGCATGGGATGTAGCAGCAGGTGCTTTTATTGTTCAAAAAGCCGGTGGAAGTGTTTCAGACTTCCGGGGAAAAGATGATTATCTCTACGGCAAAGAAATAATAGCAGCAGGCAGCAATATTTATCCTGACTTTTTCAAATTGATAAATACTGAAATTGCTTAA
- a CDS encoding iron-regulated protein codes for MIKYLLLFYFIFCSVFISLGAESKKAFKWYDGQGNEQTYERMLEHIMRTEILLFGELHNNAIAHWFQYELLRDLHSKMGGKLVLGMEMFEADNQVILNEYLSGLISERNFESEARLWPNYKTDIKPLIEFAKENRVHVFASNIPRRYASMVAHNGMESLKKLDERSSRWIAPQPVKVDFELPSYKVLLESMSGNHHGMSGENFVNAQAIKDATMAHNIFQNFRELRAFIFHINGAYHSNNKEGIVWYLNNYNINARISTVSTVEGDPGTEWNSEWKDLADFILVVPASMTKTH; via the coding sequence ATGATTAAGTATTTGCTATTATTCTATTTCATTTTTTGTTCGGTATTTATAAGCCTTGGAGCTGAGTCAAAAAAAGCTTTCAAATGGTATGATGGTCAAGGAAATGAGCAAACCTACGAAAGAATGCTTGAGCATATTATGAGAACCGAAATTTTGCTTTTCGGAGAACTGCATAATAATGCAATTGCTCATTGGTTTCAATATGAATTACTTAGAGATTTGCACAGCAAAATGGGAGGAAAGCTTGTTTTAGGCATGGAAATGTTTGAAGCAGATAATCAAGTCATTTTGAATGAATATCTAAGCGGACTGATATCAGAAAGGAATTTTGAGAGTGAAGCCAGACTGTGGCCTAATTACAAAACTGATATTAAACCGTTGATAGAATTTGCAAAGGAGAACAGGGTTCATGTTTTTGCCAGTAATATTCCAAGAAGGTATGCCAGTATGGTTGCGCATAATGGAATGGAATCTCTGAAAAAATTAGATGAGCGCTCATCAAGATGGATAGCTCCCCAACCGGTTAAAGTTGATTTTGAATTACCTTCTTATAAAGTTTTGTTAGAATCCATGTCAGGGAATCATCATGGTATGAGTGGCGAAAACTTTGTAAATGCCCAGGCAATTAAAGATGCAACGATGGCACATAATATTTTCCAAAACTTCAGAGAGTTACGGGCATTTATTTTTCATATAAATGGTGCTTACCATTCTAATAACAAAGAGGGTATAGTGTGGTATTTGAACAATTACAATATTAACGCACGTATATCTACTGTTTCGACGGTAGAGGGAGATCCGGGTACAGAATGGAACTCTGAGTGGAAAGATTTAGCAGATTTTATTTTAGTAGTTCCTGCTTCAATGACTAAAACCCACTAA